A single region of the Halopiger xanaduensis SH-6 genome encodes:
- a CDS encoding helix-turn-helix domain-containing protein yields MRQMPKDTMAKYSTGSSAGGGGTNCELCGAESDSLRLASVAGAELEVCPDCAPHDDTQAHSRSRDQGRGGSGSGSDSSSGDTSDEPSRKQKAAQNVAKANPVWDGDSEHWEKEGTNYDDDPLPYLVSDYGKTVVEARQEAGLQREELAEDLGVPERDLLAVEQGRATQAGLGGGLISALEDRLDVTLSE; encoded by the coding sequence ATGCGTCAGATGCCAAAGGATACCATGGCCAAGTACTCGACCGGTTCGTCCGCCGGCGGCGGCGGGACGAACTGCGAACTCTGCGGTGCCGAAAGCGATTCGCTCCGGCTCGCGTCGGTCGCCGGCGCCGAACTCGAGGTCTGCCCCGATTGCGCGCCCCACGACGATACGCAGGCCCATTCTCGCTCGCGCGATCAGGGACGCGGCGGGTCCGGTTCGGGCTCGGACTCGAGTTCCGGCGATACGAGCGACGAACCCTCCCGGAAGCAGAAGGCCGCCCAGAACGTCGCGAAGGCGAACCCGGTCTGGGACGGCGACTCCGAGCACTGGGAGAAGGAGGGAACGAACTACGACGACGACCCGCTGCCGTACCTCGTCTCCGACTACGGAAAGACGGTCGTCGAGGCGCGCCAGGAGGCCGGCCTCCAGCGCGAGGAACTCGCCGAGGACCTCGGCGTGCCGGAGCGGGACCTGCTGGCCGTCGAACAGGGCCGCGCCACCCAGGCCGGCCTCGGCGGCGGTCTCATCTCGGCGCTGGAAGACCGACTCGACGTGACGCTGTCCGAGTAG
- a CDS encoding DUF6735 family protein: protein MGHRALVAYRRPDRLYDLRYSHWGGEDLSLAREITAATPLAEGAIESALLADSVALERILTDHLDPCVHEALYLVAPADDYAVEPYRVCWLEWGDGRDGGRGAIVAVDPADDRAVRTWFRATKTALGDAVEMGALSRRAAQAYLEARVCEDEDATVYTHGAGVDDEDGYEPRRDRWLEEDRGRDGDEFGHP, encoded by the coding sequence ATGGGCCATAGAGCGCTCGTCGCGTACCGGCGACCCGACCGGCTCTACGACCTGCGATACAGCCACTGGGGCGGCGAGGACCTTTCCCTGGCCCGCGAAATCACCGCCGCGACCCCGCTGGCCGAGGGGGCGATCGAGTCCGCGCTGCTCGCCGATTCGGTCGCCCTCGAGCGGATCCTGACCGACCACCTCGATCCGTGCGTCCACGAGGCGCTGTACCTCGTCGCACCTGCCGACGACTACGCGGTCGAGCCCTACCGCGTTTGCTGGCTCGAGTGGGGCGACGGCCGGGACGGCGGCCGCGGCGCGATCGTCGCGGTCGATCCCGCCGACGACCGGGCGGTCAGAACGTGGTTTCGCGCGACGAAGACCGCGCTCGGCGACGCCGTCGAGATGGGCGCGCTCTCGCGGCGCGCGGCGCAGGCGTACCTCGAGGCGAGAGTCTGCGAGGACGAAGACGCGACGGTCTACACACACGGTGCAGGGGTCGACGACGAGGACGGATACGAACCGCGCCGAGATCGGTGGCTCGAGGAGGATCGAGGCCGAGACGGCGACGAATTCGGCCACCCCTGA
- a CDS encoding DUF420 domain-containing protein — protein sequence MAYVPRERVRELAAVLSIVSLAVVFAAAGGRIPQSTVPTAPEWVLELIPHVNVAISATAIGTITVGWRAIRRGDVDRHRVAMLASFVLFVAFLAFYLYRLVATGGPQPFPGPDAVYQFVYLPILAIHILLAIVCVPLVYYALLLAGAYSIDELRRTSHARIGRLAASLWLVSFSLGIVVYVLLHVVY from the coding sequence ATGGCGTACGTCCCTCGAGAACGCGTTCGAGAGCTCGCCGCAGTCCTGAGTATCGTCTCGCTCGCGGTGGTGTTCGCGGCGGCGGGCGGCCGGATTCCCCAATCGACGGTCCCGACCGCGCCCGAGTGGGTGCTCGAGCTGATCCCGCACGTCAACGTCGCGATCAGCGCGACCGCCATCGGGACGATCACGGTCGGCTGGCGGGCGATCCGCCGCGGCGACGTCGATCGCCACCGAGTCGCGATGCTCGCCTCGTTCGTGCTGTTCGTCGCCTTCCTCGCGTTCTACCTCTACCGGCTCGTCGCGACCGGCGGACCGCAACCGTTCCCCGGCCCCGACGCGGTGTACCAGTTCGTCTACCTGCCGATCCTCGCGATCCACATCCTGCTCGCGATCGTCTGCGTGCCGCTAGTGTACTACGCGCTGCTGCTCGCCGGCGCGTACTCGATCGACGAGTTGCGCCGCACCAGCCACGCCCGGATCGGCCGGCTCGCCGCGAGCCTGTGGCTCGTCTCCTTCTCGCTCGGCATCGTCGTCTACGTGCTGTTGCACGTCGTCTACTGA
- a CDS encoding alanine--tRNA ligase-related protein, giving the protein MSGQRAAAEPYATRFETEVTAIDGRRVWLERSHFYGASGGQPADRGTIGDVEVVDVRLVDGEQVHELAAEPSLRTGRSVLCSIDWSFRMYCMRAHTASHVLYGAARRLLEDVSYAGFEIGEDEETVRLGLETSSPVDDETLLELDRLVNRTVWESRSVSWDDVPVAEARERDDVTFDETTADDAVQKGRVRLVTIGGKDENGNANGSSRLRGGFTVGGGGDPWDVSACGGTHVRNTREIGPVTILGGSCADDITQIELAVGPRAIEHRTAEKRAAFAATRTLETNVDAVPDELERVADDGTDRRRPVRRGGGNAE; this is encoded by the coding sequence ATGAGCGGGCAACGGGCGGCGGCGGAGCCGTACGCCACGCGGTTCGAGACCGAAGTGACGGCGATCGACGGCCGCAGGGTCTGGCTCGAGCGCAGCCACTTCTACGGGGCGAGCGGCGGCCAGCCGGCCGACCGCGGGACGATCGGCGACGTCGAGGTCGTCGACGTCCGACTGGTCGACGGCGAGCAGGTCCACGAGCTCGCCGCCGAACCCTCGCTTCGGACCGGCCGGAGCGTTCTCTGCTCGATCGACTGGTCGTTCCGCATGTACTGTATGCGCGCCCACACGGCCAGCCACGTCCTCTACGGGGCGGCACGACGGCTGCTCGAGGACGTGTCGTACGCCGGGTTCGAGATCGGCGAGGACGAGGAGACGGTCCGGCTCGGGCTCGAGACGAGTTCACCGGTCGACGACGAAACGCTGCTCGAACTGGACCGGCTGGTCAACCGGACCGTCTGGGAGTCGCGGTCGGTCTCGTGGGACGACGTGCCGGTCGCGGAGGCCCGGGAACGAGACGACGTCACGTTCGACGAGACGACGGCAGACGACGCGGTCCAGAAGGGGCGAGTCCGACTCGTGACCATCGGCGGGAAAGACGAGAACGGAAACGCCAACGGCTCGAGCAGGTTGCGCGGCGGCTTTACGGTCGGTGGCGGCGGCGATCCGTGGGACGTCTCGGCCTGCGGCGGGACCCACGTCAGGAACACGCGGGAGATCGGTCCCGTGACGATTCTCGGCGGCTCGTGCGCGGATGACATTACGCAGATCGAACTCGCCGTCGGGCCGCGCGCGATCGAACACCGGACGGCCGAGAAGCGAGCCGCGTTCGCCGCGACGCGCACCCTTGAAACGAACGTCGACGCCGTCCCCGACGAACTCGAGCGGGTGGCCGACGATGGGACGGATCGCCGACGGCCGGTTCGTCGCGGCGGCGGCAACGCAGAGTAG
- a CDS encoding SLC13 family permease: MNRRRALETLRSPVVAFGLAATVAAATWLSVPSGTGTMLSITLFCIVLWVLTPVPPSYTGLIGLGLIAVAFSTDLALVGFQKPATWLIGFGLLMGEATRQSGLANAVGRTIATRSIGDPADADTRRTYRRLLFALALGGHALAFLVPSALVRILALAPILRELGSWFDSREARVGLYLGPLFGTFYGSAGILTADLPNIIISGFAESIGGHTISWSEWWLHMYPVMGLVRVLLVVSIVYLLFRPPADAGFDVPDADTETDDTAVTDGDDTDTGFSAAERRMLAFLLVGAAIWATDFVHGFHPVIGAVAVVVLAFLPEIGVADFDTVGGEVDYSILFFIAAVFAIGDGLTETGFTDTAATHLLELIPTGAPLAVILASVFFITFGLSFLMEGVAVASVLTPVLIPYIEGAGLPFTPVLLAETMALSSYFFPYQSAVLIVILNEGDIRTRELIVATVACSLATIVLLLPIQFGLFSVFY; the protein is encoded by the coding sequence GTGAACCGCAGGAGGGCGCTCGAGACGCTTCGGTCGCCGGTCGTCGCCTTTGGCCTCGCAGCCACCGTCGCCGCTGCGACGTGGCTGTCGGTGCCGTCGGGGACGGGAACGATGCTCTCGATCACGCTCTTCTGTATCGTTCTCTGGGTACTGACGCCGGTGCCGCCCTCGTACACCGGGTTGATCGGCCTCGGGCTGATCGCCGTCGCCTTCTCGACGGACCTGGCGCTCGTCGGCTTCCAGAAGCCCGCGACCTGGCTCATCGGATTCGGCCTCCTGATGGGCGAGGCAACGCGCCAGAGCGGGCTGGCGAACGCGGTCGGGCGGACGATCGCGACCAGGAGTATCGGCGACCCGGCCGACGCGGATACGCGTCGCACGTACCGACGGCTGCTGTTCGCGCTGGCGCTCGGCGGCCACGCGCTGGCCTTCCTCGTGCCGTCGGCGCTCGTTCGCATCCTCGCGCTCGCGCCGATCCTCCGGGAACTCGGCTCGTGGTTCGACTCGAGAGAGGCGCGCGTCGGACTCTATCTCGGACCGCTGTTCGGGACGTTCTACGGCTCGGCCGGCATCTTGACCGCGGATCTCCCGAACATCATCATCTCGGGGTTCGCGGAGTCGATCGGCGGCCACACCATCTCGTGGTCCGAGTGGTGGCTCCACATGTACCCGGTCATGGGGCTCGTGCGCGTGTTGCTGGTCGTCAGCATCGTCTACCTGCTCTTTCGGCCGCCGGCCGACGCGGGGTTCGACGTCCCCGACGCCGACACGGAGACCGACGACACTGCAGTGACCGACGGTGACGACACCGATACCGGGTTCAGCGCCGCGGAACGGCGGATGCTCGCCTTCCTCCTCGTCGGCGCGGCGATCTGGGCGACGGACTTCGTCCACGGCTTCCACCCCGTGATCGGTGCGGTGGCCGTCGTCGTCCTCGCGTTCCTCCCCGAGATCGGCGTTGCGGACTTCGACACCGTCGGCGGCGAGGTCGACTACTCGATCCTCTTTTTCATCGCCGCGGTGTTCGCGATCGGTGACGGCCTGACCGAGACCGGCTTTACCGATACCGCGGCGACACACCTGCTCGAGCTTATCCCGACGGGCGCGCCGCTCGCAGTGATCCTCGCGTCGGTCTTTTTCATCACCTTTGGCCTCTCGTTCTTAATGGAAGGCGTCGCCGTCGCGAGCGTGCTGACGCCGGTACTAATCCCGTATATCGAGGGCGCGGGGCTGCCATTTACGCCAGTGTTACTGGCGGAGACGATGGCGCTGAGTTCGTACTTCTTCCCGTACCAGTCGGCGGTCCTCATCGTCATCCTGAACGAGGGCGATATCAGGACGAGGGAGTTGATCGTCGCGACGGTCGCGTGTTCGCTCGCGACGATCGTCCTGCTGCTCCCGATCCAGTTCGGGCTGTTCAGCGTCTTCTACTGA
- a CDS encoding sugar ABC transporter permease, producing MSLARAIGRKLRDDTLHALLAPYRAYDRGRTAIWQVRTGRRSVLDLAKTLFATCGAAALVVVLMFPIYWIFTASLSQGASLIQSDGVFADPATYNLDAYRWLLFESDFFFVDGEWGYPAIAYGTGGLIPIGIQFVGGEPGVLFNSLTVVIVTIITAMAMIIPGAYALSRRAFTGRTKLLYFYILFTQVGSGLSIATLIALLALFTNFGLTNNLIVLGIFYGAGAIPFNTWLLKTYMDNIPVSYEEAAIVDGASRFDVMREVILPLCKPGLAAITIFVWLAGWNEFIIAQTLLRPENYTLSVEVYSLATSGRFETPWTEFAAFAILFALPVALIYFFAQRYVESGLSFGGMEG from the coding sequence ATGAGTCTCGCTCGAGCGATCGGCCGAAAGCTACGCGACGATACGCTCCATGCGCTTTTGGCACCCTATCGGGCGTACGATCGAGGCCGAACGGCGATTTGGCAGGTCAGGACCGGCCGTCGATCAGTGCTTGACCTCGCGAAAACGCTGTTCGCGACCTGTGGCGCGGCAGCACTCGTCGTCGTGTTGATGTTCCCGATCTACTGGATCTTTACGGCGTCGCTCTCTCAGGGGGCGTCCCTCATTCAGTCGGACGGTGTCTTCGCCGATCCCGCGACCTACAACCTCGACGCCTACCGGTGGTTGCTGTTCGAGTCGGACTTCTTCTTCGTCGACGGCGAGTGGGGGTATCCGGCGATCGCGTACGGAACCGGCGGGCTGATCCCCATCGGAATTCAGTTCGTCGGCGGCGAACCTGGCGTCCTGTTCAACAGCCTCACCGTCGTGATCGTCACCATTATCACCGCGATGGCGATGATCATTCCGGGCGCCTACGCGCTCTCCCGGCGTGCGTTTACCGGTCGGACGAAGCTGCTGTACTTTTACATCCTCTTTACCCAGGTCGGCTCCGGCCTGTCGATCGCAACGCTAATCGCGCTGCTGGCGCTGTTCACGAACTTCGGACTCACCAACAACCTGATCGTCCTCGGGATCTTCTACGGCGCCGGCGCGATCCCGTTCAACACGTGGCTGCTGAAGACGTACATGGACAACATCCCCGTTTCCTACGAGGAAGCGGCGATCGTCGACGGCGCGAGTCGATTCGACGTCATGCGCGAGGTTATCCTTCCGCTGTGCAAGCCCGGCCTCGCAGCCATCACGATCTTCGTCTGGCTCGCGGGATGGAACGAATTTATCATCGCTCAGACCCTCCTTCGGCCCGAGAACTACACGCTCTCAGTCGAAGTGTACTCGCTGGCGACGTCCGGCCGCTTCGAAACGCCATGGACGGAGTTCGCCGCCTTCGCGATCCTCTTCGCCCTACCCGTGGCACTCATCTACTTCTTCGCACAGCGCTATGTCGAGAGCGGACTCTCCTTCGGCGGTATGGAGGGCTGA
- a CDS encoding MutS-related protein gives MRLEEYWGVGPKTRETLVEELGRERAIQAIENGDVRALADAGLARGRATRILRRATGGDGIDVLATSDARSVYKDLLDLASDHAVTRRAADRIRVLTPLTSRDAMEDRLDDVLAARDAWAALEGSDRDTVLEAYERYDERDGSERAAVEAALGLLEAGVDAGPFGAIADLERGTLEEAADALAALDGGRVAEGADDELDRLRDALGAVEDMDANALDLIEDLRSDGVRDVDQFREAFEDHLLSETDVTIDRVRDAMPTDAADATDFVGGTLRTLRSDLTAAIDEREETVASEYRAILEDADEAVDRAVEAVDDIALHLSLARFALEYDCTRPEFREGSEGAVSVVNARNLTLAATDEESVQPVTYALGEHGLESAADEAGVGDLPDEERVAVLTGANSGGKTTLLETLCHVVLLAMMGLPVPADRAEVTPVDSLVFHRRHASFNAGVLESTLRSIVPPLSSGGRTLMLVDEFEAITEPGSAADLLHGLVTLTVDRDALGVFVTHLADDLEPLPPEARVDGIFAEGLNPDLELLVDYQPRFGTVGRSTPEFIVSRLVANADDRGERAGFETLGEAVGNDVVQRTLADARWNEGTTD, from the coding sequence ATGCGACTCGAGGAGTACTGGGGTGTCGGCCCGAAGACGCGGGAGACGCTGGTCGAGGAGTTAGGCCGGGAGCGGGCGATCCAGGCCATCGAGAACGGAGACGTTCGCGCGCTCGCGGACGCCGGGCTGGCGCGCGGGCGGGCGACCCGCATCCTGCGCCGCGCGACTGGCGGTGACGGGATCGACGTGCTGGCGACGAGCGACGCTCGATCGGTCTACAAGGACCTGCTCGATCTGGCCTCGGACCACGCCGTCACCCGGCGGGCGGCCGACCGAATCCGGGTGCTGACGCCGCTGACGAGCCGCGACGCGATGGAAGACCGACTCGACGACGTCCTCGCGGCGCGGGACGCCTGGGCCGCACTCGAGGGGTCGGACCGCGACACCGTCCTCGAGGCGTACGAACGCTACGACGAGCGCGACGGCAGCGAACGGGCGGCCGTCGAAGCCGCGCTCGGGCTGCTGGAGGCGGGGGTCGACGCCGGCCCGTTCGGCGCGATCGCCGACCTCGAGCGCGGGACGCTCGAAGAGGCCGCCGACGCGCTCGCGGCGCTGGACGGCGGCCGCGTCGCTGAGGGTGCGGACGACGAACTCGACCGCTTGCGGGACGCGCTCGGTGCCGTCGAGGACATGGACGCCAACGCCCTGGACCTGATCGAGGACCTGCGCTCGGACGGCGTCCGCGACGTCGACCAGTTCCGCGAGGCCTTCGAGGACCACCTGCTCTCGGAGACGGACGTGACGATCGATCGGGTTCGGGACGCGATGCCGACCGACGCGGCGGACGCGACCGATTTCGTCGGGGGGACGCTGCGGACGCTGCGGAGCGACCTCACCGCGGCGATCGACGAGCGCGAAGAGACGGTTGCGAGCGAGTACCGAGCGATCCTCGAGGACGCCGACGAAGCCGTCGATCGGGCCGTCGAAGCGGTCGACGATATCGCCCTGCACCTCTCGCTGGCGCGGTTCGCGCTCGAGTACGACTGTACGCGACCCGAGTTTCGCGAAGGGAGCGAGGGCGCCGTCTCCGTCGTCAACGCGCGCAACCTGACGCTGGCAGCTACTGACGAGGAGTCCGTCCAGCCCGTGACCTACGCGCTGGGCGAGCACGGACTCGAGAGCGCTGCCGACGAAGCGGGCGTCGGCGACCTTCCCGACGAGGAGCGCGTCGCCGTCCTCACCGGCGCGAACAGCGGGGGGAAGACGACCCTGCTCGAGACGCTGTGCCACGTCGTCCTGCTGGCGATGATGGGACTGCCGGTTCCGGCCGATCGGGCCGAGGTGACGCCCGTCGACTCGCTGGTCTTCCACCGCCGCCACGCCAGTTTCAACGCCGGCGTCCTCGAGTCGACCCTCCGATCGATCGTGCCGCCGCTGTCGTCGGGCGGCCGGACGCTGATGCTGGTCGACGAGTTCGAGGCGATCACCGAACCCGGCAGCGCGGCCGACCTCCTGCACGGGCTGGTGACGCTGACCGTCGACCGGGACGCGCTGGGCGTGTTCGTCACTCACCTCGCCGACGACTTAGAGCCGCTGCCGCCCGAGGCCCGCGTCGACGGCATCTTCGCGGAGGGGCTGAACCCGGACCTCGAACTGCTGGTCGACTACCAGCCCCGCTTCGGGACGGTCGGCCGCTCGACGCCGGAGTTCATCGTCTCGCGGCTCGTCGCGAACGCCGACGACCGGGGCGAGCGAGCCGGATTCGAGACGCTGGGGGAGGCGGTCGGCAACGACGTCGTCCAGCGGACGCTCGCGGACGCGCGCTGGAACGAGGGGACGACCGACTGA
- a CDS encoding carbohydrate ABC transporter permease produces the protein MSLSTARKRGQELLDEQPFTRIDAGLLLVLPGLLLFLAFMVFPIGYLIWISFTDATHAGTVLSDESQFIGLENYYTLLSDGQFWNSLGITWLFVAISLLFKIIVSISIALVLTHSRVIGKRYMRAIILMPLGFPAIFMITIWRGMFSGARFGVFNQLLGTWNGFVHWIVAGIDTILFGITVSAPEILMADVPIGWLSERWMAFAAYATTEVWLAYPFMMIIIVSALQDVPDQLHDAAKVDGAGYLRRFVHVTLPSIKRPVVFASILTAASSFQQFLLPWVFNRGGPSRQNELLLVYGYREATNLQQYGMASAIMVTAILFIGAFMLIAVKKTDIAEGVNNE, from the coding sequence ATGTCGCTCTCAACTGCCCGGAAGCGAGGTCAAGAACTGCTCGACGAGCAGCCGTTTACCCGTATAGACGCCGGATTGTTGCTTGTTTTGCCGGGATTGCTGCTCTTCCTGGCATTTATGGTTTTTCCAATCGGCTACTTAATCTGGATCTCGTTTACGGATGCGACGCACGCTGGAACAGTCCTGAGTGACGAATCCCAGTTTATCGGCCTCGAGAACTACTACACTCTGTTAAGCGACGGCCAATTCTGGAATTCGTTGGGTATTACCTGGCTGTTCGTCGCGATCAGCTTGCTCTTCAAAATCATCGTCTCGATCTCGATCGCGCTTGTCCTGACCCACAGTCGGGTCATCGGGAAGCGCTACATGCGCGCGATCATTCTCATGCCGCTCGGCTTTCCGGCGATCTTCATGATCACAATCTGGCGTGGTATGTTCAGCGGCGCCCGATTCGGCGTGTTTAACCAACTGCTTGGCACGTGGAATGGATTCGTCCACTGGATCGTCGCCGGTATCGATACGATTCTGTTCGGAATAACCGTCTCGGCCCCCGAGATACTGATGGCGGACGTTCCGATCGGCTGGCTTTCGGAACGGTGGATGGCGTTCGCCGCCTACGCGACGACCGAGGTCTGGTTAGCGTACCCGTTCATGATGATCATTATCGTCAGTGCGCTCCAGGACGTTCCTGACCAACTCCACGATGCGGCCAAGGTCGACGGCGCCGGCTACCTTCGTCGGTTCGTCCACGTCACCCTGCCGTCGATTAAACGACCGGTGGTCTTCGCGTCGATCTTGACCGCCGCTTCGTCCTTTCAGCAGTTCCTGCTCCCGTGGGTGTTCAACCGCGGCGGACCGAGCAGACAGAACGAACTGCTGCTCGTGTACGGATACCGAGAGGCGACCAATCTCCAGCAGTACGGAATGGCATCCGCAATCATGGTGACCGCGATCCTCTTCATCGGCGCATTCATGTTGATTGCCGTGAAGAAAACCGACATCGCAGAGGGGGTGAACAACGAATGA
- the purF gene encoding amidophosphoribosyltransferase: MTEKCGVVGVSLNGRDAARPLYYALYALQHRGQESAGIVTHDGFQQHSHVEMGLVGDVFEEDDLDMLNGAAGVGHVRYPTAGSVDSCCAQPFSVSFKSGSLGLSHNGNLVNADEIREELAAAGHAFTSDGDTEVIAHDLARNLLEEDLVRAVKRTMGRIHGSYSLTISHDDTILGVRDPQGNRPLCIGKLEDGYMLASESAAIDTLDGELVRDVKPGELIVLQEDGAGFDSYQLVEEEHTAHCFFEHVYFARPDSVIDETLVYEARRNLGRKLWEESGVETDVVMPVPDSGRAFASGYADAASETTADGEPRDADDDGVEFAEGLMKNRYVGRTFIMPTQDERERAVRLKLNPIKSTIEGKTVTVIDDSIVRGTTSTQLVQLLKDCGAEEVHVRIGAPAIVAPCYMGIDMATREELIASDKSTAEIRDEISADSLAYLSTDAVAEVLGKERIDLCLGCVTGEYPYDIEGEETDRDVSRPEVGEQAIHADD, from the coding sequence ATGACCGAGAAGTGCGGCGTCGTCGGCGTCTCACTGAACGGTCGGGACGCGGCACGACCGTTGTACTACGCGCTCTACGCACTCCAGCACCGCGGCCAGGAATCCGCAGGGATCGTCACCCACGACGGCTTCCAGCAGCACAGCCACGTCGAGATGGGGCTCGTGGGGGACGTCTTCGAGGAGGACGACCTCGACATGCTCAACGGCGCGGCCGGGGTCGGCCACGTCCGGTACCCGACCGCCGGCTCCGTCGACTCCTGCTGCGCCCAGCCCTTCTCCGTCTCCTTCAAGAGCGGCTCGCTCGGCCTCTCCCACAACGGCAACCTCGTCAACGCCGACGAGATCCGCGAGGAACTCGCCGCCGCGGGCCACGCCTTCACCAGCGACGGCGACACCGAGGTCATCGCCCACGACCTCGCGCGCAACCTGCTCGAGGAGGACCTCGTGCGCGCGGTCAAGCGCACGATGGGGCGGATCCACGGCTCCTACTCGCTGACGATCAGCCACGACGACACCATCCTCGGCGTCCGCGATCCGCAGGGGAATCGTCCGCTCTGCATCGGGAAACTTGAGGACGGCTACATGTTGGCCTCCGAATCGGCGGCCATCGACACGCTGGACGGCGAACTCGTCCGGGACGTGAAGCCGGGCGAACTGATCGTCCTGCAGGAGGACGGCGCGGGCTTCGACTCCTACCAGCTCGTCGAGGAGGAGCACACGGCCCACTGCTTCTTCGAACACGTCTACTTCGCGCGGCCGGACAGCGTCATCGACGAGACGCTCGTCTACGAGGCCCGGCGGAATCTCGGGCGCAAGCTCTGGGAGGAAAGCGGCGTCGAGACCGACGTCGTGATGCCCGTTCCGGACTCCGGGCGCGCGTTCGCCTCCGGCTACGCGGACGCCGCCAGCGAGACGACCGCCGACGGCGAGCCCCGCGACGCGGACGACGACGGCGTCGAGTTCGCCGAGGGGCTGATGAAGAACCGCTACGTCGGCCGCACCTTCATCATGCCCACCCAGGACGAGCGCGAGCGCGCCGTGCGGCTGAAGCTCAACCCGATCAAGTCCACCATCGAGGGCAAGACCGTCACCGTCATCGACGACTCGATCGTCCGCGGGACGACCTCCACGCAGCTGGTCCAGCTGCTCAAGGACTGCGGCGCCGAGGAGGTCCACGTCCGGATCGGCGCGCCGGCGATCGTCGCCCCCTGCTACATGGGGATCGACATGGCCACCCGCGAGGAACTGATCGCGTCGGACAAGTCGACCGCGGAGATCCGCGACGAGATCAGCGCCGACAGCCTCGCCTACCTCTCGACCGACGCCGTCGCCGAGGTCCTCGGCAAGGAGCGGATCGACCTCTGTCTCGGCTGCGTGACCGGCGAGTACCCCTACGACATCGAGGGCGAAGAAACGGACCGCGACGTGAGCCGACCCGAGGTCGGCGAGCAGGCGATCCACGCCGACGACTAA
- a CDS encoding mandelate racemase/muconate lactonizing enzyme family protein, which translates to MGVDYSELRDPNAEYTMRDLSAETMGVTRDRGGDRDVEITDVQTTMIDGNFPWTLVRIYTDAGIVGTGEAYWGAGVPELIERMKPFLQGENPLDIDRLYEHLVQKMSGEGSIAGVTVTAISGIEVALHDLAGKILEVPAYQLLGGKYRDEMRVYCDCHTEEEADPDACTDEAERVVDELGYDALKFDLDVPSGHEKDRANRHLREPEIEHKAEIVEQVTERVGSRADVAFDCHWTFSGGSAKRLAERLEEYDVWWLEDPVPPENHDVQREVTQSTTTPITVGENVYRKHGQRRLIEEQALDIIAPDMPKVGGMRETRKIADLADTYYVPVAMHNVASPVGTVASAHVGAAVSNSLAVEYHSYELEWWDDLVEEDLIEDGYLEIPEEPGLGVTLDLDTVEEHMVDGEELFDEA; encoded by the coding sequence ATGGGAGTCGACTATTCAGAGCTTCGCGATCCGAACGCCGAGTACACGATGCGGGACCTCTCGGCCGAAACGATGGGCGTGACCCGCGACCGCGGCGGCGACCGCGACGTCGAGATCACCGACGTGCAGACGACGATGATCGACGGCAACTTCCCGTGGACGCTCGTCCGGATCTACACCGATGCGGGCATCGTCGGCACCGGCGAGGCCTACTGGGGCGCCGGCGTCCCGGAACTGATCGAGCGGATGAAACCCTTCCTGCAGGGTGAGAACCCGCTGGATATCGACCGCCTGTACGAGCACCTCGTCCAGAAGATGTCCGGCGAGGGCTCGATCGCCGGCGTCACCGTCACGGCTATCTCGGGCATCGAAGTCGCCCTGCACGACCTCGCCGGCAAGATCCTCGAGGTACCGGCCTACCAGCTGCTGGGCGGCAAGTACCGCGACGAGATGCGCGTCTACTGCGACTGTCACACCGAAGAAGAGGCCGATCCGGACGCCTGCACCGACGAAGCCGAACGCGTCGTCGACGAGTTAGGGTACGACGCGCTCAAATTCGACCTCGACGTCCCCTCGGGCCACGAGAAAGATCGTGCGAACCGTCACCTCCGTGAGCCCGAAATCGAACATAAGGCCGAGATCGTCGAGCAAGTCACCGAACGCGTCGGTTCTCGTGCAGACGTTGCCTTCGACTGCCACTGGACGTTCTCTGGCGGCTCCGCGAAACGACTCGCCGAACGCCTCGAGGAGTACGACGTCTGGTGGCTCGAGGACCCCGTCCCGCCGGAAAATCACGACGTGCAGCGCGAAGTGACCCAGTCGACGACGACGCCGATTACGGTCGGCGAGAACGTCTACCGAAAACACGGTCAGCGTCGGCTGATCGAGGAACAGGCCCTCGACATTATCGCGCCGGACATGCCCAAGGTCGGCGGCATGCGCGAGACCCGGAAGATCGCCGACCTCGCTGACACCTACTACGTTCCCGTGGCGATGCACAACGTCGCCTCGCCGGTCGGCACCGTCGCCAGCGCCCACGTCGGCGCCGCGGTTTCGAACTCCCTGGCCGTCGAGTACCACTCCTACGAACTCGAGTGGTGGGATGACCTCGTCGAAGAAGACCTCATCGAGGACGGCTACCTCGAGATTCCGGAAGAACCGGGCCTCGGCGTAACGCTGGATCTCGATACCGTCGAAGAGCACATGGTCGACGGTGAGGAACTGTTCGACGAAGCGTAG